The Poecilia reticulata strain Guanapo linkage group LG13, Guppy_female_1.0+MT, whole genome shotgun sequence genome has a segment encoding these proteins:
- the wsb1 gene encoding WD repeat and SOCS box-containing protein 1, whose product MASFPDCVNENDLDKAKFVGELLVPVAPFDQKSGREAWTVAFAPNGSYFAWSQGHRIVRLIPWNKCLKSFSLSAGEEGTNPTSPRHLSRQNSDGGVTIPLADEPREHTIDCGDVVWGLAFGSSVPEKQSRCVNIEWHRFKFGQDQLLLATGLNNGRIKIWDVYSGKLLLNLMDHTDVVRDLTFAPDGSLMLVSASRDKTLRVWDLKDDGNMVKVLRGHQNWVHCCSFSPDSSILCSVGAGKAVFIWNMDKYTLIRKLEGHHNDVVSCEFSPDGALLATASYDTRVIVWDHHKGTILLELGHLFPPPSPIFAGGANDRWVRSVSFCPDGRHIASITDDRFVRFWSIEERAPQAIASLSNGLCCAFSAEGSVLAAGTRDGSVHFWEAPRSIASLQHMCRMALRRVLTTQQVEALAIPTPLQDYLTYKVV is encoded by the exons ATGGCCAGCTTCCCAGATTGtgtaaatgaaaatgatctAG aCAAGGCTAAGTTCGTTGGTGAACTCCTGGTCCCTGTTGCTCCCTTCGACCAGAAGTCTGGGCGTGAGGCCTGGACTGTAGCCTTTGCACCAAATGGTTCCTACTTTGCTTGGTCTCAGGGACATCGCATTGTCAGGCTCATCCCTTGGAATAAATGCTTGAAGAGCTT TTCACTGAGTGCCGGCGAAGAAGGTACCAACCCAACTAGTCCACGCCATTTGTCCCGTCAAAACAGCGATGGAGGCGTTACCATCCCACTGGCTGATGAACCCCGTGAACACACGATAGATTGTGGGGACGTAGTGTGGGGCCTGGCCTTTGGCTCCTCCGTGCCAGAAAAACAGAGCCGCTGTGTCAACATTGAGTGGCACCGGTTCAAGTTTGGTCAGGACCAGTTGCTGCTGGCAACAGGTCTCAATAATGGCCGCATCAAGATCTGGGACGTTTACTCTG gAAAGTTGTTGCTGAATCTGATGGATCACACTGATGTGGTGAGAGACTTGACCTTTGCTCCCGACGGCAGCCTTATGCTGGTGTCTGCGTCCAGAGATAAGACCCTGCGTGTGTGGGACCTTAAAGACGATG GTAACATGGTGAAGGTCCTGCGCGGACATCAGAACTGGGTGCACTGCTGCTCCTTCTCTCCCGACTCGTCCATCCTGTGCTCGGTTGGCGCGGGCAAAGCG GTGTTCATATGGAACATGGATAAGTACACGTTGATCCGGAAACTGGAGGGGCATCATAACGATGTGGTATCCTGTGAGTTTTCACCTGATGGCGCGCTGCTGGCCACGGCCTCTTATGACACCCGGGTCATTGTGTGGGACCACCACAAGGGCACCATCCTCCTGGAGCTGGG TCATCTCTTCCCCCCTCCATCACCCATTTTTGCTGGAGGGGCAAATGACCGCTGGGTCCGCTCTGTGAGTTTCTGCCCCGATGGCCGCCACATCGCCAGCATTACTGATGACAG GTTTGTTCGTTTCTGGAGTATTGAGGAGAGGGCTCCTCAAGCAATAGCCTCCTTATCGAATGGCCTCTGCTGTGCCTTTTCTGCTGAAGGAAGTGTCCTTGCTGCTGG GACTCGTGATGGAAGCGTCCACTTCTGGGAGGCTCCCCGCAGCATCGCCAGTCTGCAGCACATGTGCAGGATGGCCCTCCGGAGGGTGCTGACCACCCAGCAGGTGGAGGCTTTAGCCATCCCTACTCCACTCCAGGACTATCTGACCTACAAAGTGGTCTGA